A region of Lichenibacterium dinghuense DNA encodes the following proteins:
- a CDS encoding ABC transporter ATP-binding protein/permease, whose product MTHFARDVKDIWRLAIPYFRRRTPGEIHLWLIGPVRMPENWIGLGLLGCVVGLEVGASYMSKLLNNWQEGFGDSIQSKDWHAFLWSLAIFCAIAVPYVLVAAFNNYLNQVLQIRWRKSMTDDFVARWLSPAQHFRMRLVAGPADNPDQRISDDIHQFVGNTMVLGIGFFGNFLRLGIFLQVLWAMSTAFPMTSFGLSFNIPGYLVWLAVIYAGAGTAITYLIGRRLVGLKYNQERFEANFRFGMARIRENSEQIALLGGEGAERAALGERYQSILANVYGVVRLQLNLTFFSQFFGLFSSVFPFLLLGPAFFFGKATYGILMKAVGTFSRVQDGLTWFADSFQLLANYRAIVQRLVSFEEVMAKSDAAAAALPNIATRATSGEAFAAEGVVVSLPDRTPLSAVPAFSLRAGDRVLLSGRSGAGKTTILRAFSGVWPYGEGKVEVPDGTRTLVLPQRSYLPLGTLRQALSYPNTLDAYPDAAVREALAAVGLEALAAELDHADNWPQRLSGGEQQRVGVARALLSKPDWLFLDEATSALDEAGEADLYRTLIERLPEAGIVSITHRPTLDALHNRRVEMTKGANGLFQAGDALPQAAE is encoded by the coding sequence ATGACGCACTTCGCCCGGGACGTGAAGGACATCTGGCGCCTCGCGATCCCGTACTTCCGTCGCAGGACGCCGGGCGAGATCCACCTGTGGCTGATCGGCCCGGTGCGGATGCCCGAGAACTGGATCGGCCTCGGCCTGCTCGGCTGCGTTGTCGGCCTGGAGGTCGGCGCCTCCTACATGTCGAAGCTGCTCAACAACTGGCAGGAAGGCTTCGGCGACTCCATCCAGTCGAAGGACTGGCACGCCTTCCTGTGGTCGCTGGCGATCTTCTGCGCCATCGCGGTGCCCTACGTGCTGGTCGCGGCCTTCAACAACTACCTCAACCAGGTGCTGCAGATCCGCTGGCGCAAGTCGATGACGGACGACTTCGTCGCCCGCTGGCTGTCGCCCGCCCAGCACTTCCGCATGCGCCTCGTCGCCGGCCCGGCCGACAACCCCGACCAGCGCATCTCCGACGACATCCACCAGTTCGTCGGCAACACCATGGTGCTCGGCATCGGCTTCTTCGGCAACTTCCTGCGGCTCGGCATCTTCCTGCAGGTGCTGTGGGCCATGTCGACCGCCTTCCCGATGACGAGCTTCGGGCTGTCGTTCAACATACCGGGCTATCTCGTTTGGCTCGCCGTGATCTACGCCGGCGCCGGCACGGCCATCACCTACCTGATCGGCCGGCGGCTGGTCGGCCTCAAGTACAACCAGGAGCGCTTCGAGGCGAACTTCCGCTTCGGCATGGCGCGCATCCGCGAGAACTCCGAGCAGATCGCGCTGCTGGGCGGCGAGGGCGCCGAGCGGGCGGCGCTGGGCGAGCGCTACCAGTCGATCCTCGCCAACGTCTACGGCGTGGTGCGGCTGCAGCTCAACCTCACCTTCTTCTCGCAGTTCTTCGGCCTGTTCTCCTCCGTCTTCCCGTTCCTGCTGCTGGGGCCGGCCTTCTTCTTCGGCAAGGCGACCTACGGCATCCTGATGAAGGCGGTGGGCACGTTCAGCCGCGTGCAGGACGGCCTCACCTGGTTCGCCGACTCGTTCCAGCTCCTCGCCAACTACCGCGCCATCGTGCAGCGCCTCGTGAGCTTCGAGGAGGTGATGGCCAAGAGCGACGCCGCCGCGGCGGCCCTGCCCAACATCGCCACGCGGGCGACCTCGGGCGAGGCCTTCGCGGCCGAGGGCGTGGTGGTGAGCCTGCCCGACCGCACGCCGCTCTCCGCCGTGCCGGCCTTCAGCCTGCGCGCGGGCGACCGCGTGCTCCTGTCCGGCCGCTCGGGCGCGGGCAAGACCACGATCCTGCGCGCCTTCTCGGGCGTGTGGCCCTACGGCGAGGGCAAGGTCGAGGTGCCGGACGGCACCCGCACCCTGGTGCTGCCGCAGCGCTCCTACCTGCCGCTCGGCACCCTGCGCCAGGCGCTGAGCTACCCCAACACGCTCGACGCCTATCCGGATGCCGCGGTGCGCGAAGCGCTGGCGGCCGTCGGCCTGGAAGCGCTCGCGGCCGAGCTCGACCACGCCGACAACTGGCCGCAGCGCCTGTCGGGCGGCGAGCAGCAGCGCGTCGGCGTGGCCCGCGCCCTGCTGTCGAAGCCCGACTGGCTGTTCCTCGACGAGGCCACCTCGGCGCTCGACGAGGCCGGCGAGGCGGACCTCTACCGGACGCTGATCGAGCGCCTGCCGGAGGCCGGCATCGTGTCCATCACCCACCGCCCGACGCTCGACGCCCTGCACAACCGCCGGGTCGAGATGACCAAGGGCGCGAACGGGCTGTTCCAGGCCGGGGACGCCCTGCCGCAGGCGGCCGAGTAG
- a CDS encoding sodium:proton antiporter — translation MPSDPAAGAPSLAFGLPFAGLLLSIALMPLLAPHWWERRFPLVAAGWALLFALPYAAARGPDAAGAALLGTVAHEYLPFILLLLALFVVAGGIRVGGAFVGTPNTNLALLGLGTLLASLLGTTGAAMLLIRPLIRANAGRRHRTHVFVFFIFLVGNIGGSLTPLGDPPLFLGFLRGVDFGWTLRAMAGPMLLSSGLLLVVFTAIDRWYWRREPLAGERHPFRLEVEGGYNVLFLVVAVGAVLLSGLWHPGRSVPLGLGVSVSWEGLARDALLLAAALLSFAVTPARVRIENAYTWVPIREVAILFAAIFVTIIPVLDALAAGPAGPFGPLLHLVNRPDGTPVVASYFWLSGALSSVLDNAPTYLVFFDMAGGDPARLMGEGATTLLAISCGAVFMGANTYLGNAPNFMVKAICEEQEIRMPGFFGYMAWSGLVLLPLFGLLTAVFF, via the coding sequence ATGCCCTCAGATCCCGCCGCCGGCGCGCCCTCCCTCGCCTTCGGCCTGCCCTTCGCGGGACTGCTGCTGTCGATCGCGCTCATGCCGCTCCTCGCCCCGCACTGGTGGGAGCGGCGCTTCCCGCTCGTCGCGGCGGGCTGGGCGCTTCTCTTTGCCCTGCCCTACGCCGCGGCCCGCGGGCCGGACGCGGCGGGCGCGGCGCTGCTCGGCACGGTGGCGCACGAGTACCTGCCCTTCATCCTGCTGCTGCTCGCGCTGTTCGTGGTGGCGGGCGGCATCCGGGTCGGCGGCGCCTTCGTCGGCACGCCCAACACCAACCTCGCGCTGCTCGGGCTCGGCACGCTCCTGGCGAGCCTGCTCGGCACCACCGGCGCCGCCATGCTGCTGATCCGGCCGCTGATCCGCGCCAACGCCGGGCGGCGCCACCGCACCCACGTCTTCGTGTTCTTTATCTTCCTGGTCGGCAACATCGGCGGCTCGCTGACGCCGCTCGGGGACCCGCCGCTGTTCCTGGGCTTCCTGAGGGGGGTCGACTTCGGCTGGACGCTGCGCGCCATGGCGGGGCCGATGCTGCTGTCCTCGGGGCTGCTGCTGGTGGTCTTCACCGCCATCGACCGCTGGTACTGGCGGCGCGAGCCGCTGGCCGGGGAGCGGCACCCGTTCCGCCTTGAGGTCGAGGGCGGCTACAACGTCCTGTTCCTCGTCGTGGCGGTGGGGGCCGTGCTGCTGAGCGGGCTGTGGCACCCGGGGCGCTCCGTGCCGCTCGGCCTCGGCGTCAGCGTGAGCTGGGAGGGGCTCGCGCGCGATGCGCTGCTGCTCGCCGCGGCCCTGCTGTCCTTCGCCGTGACGCCGGCGCGGGTCCGCATCGAGAACGCCTACACCTGGGTGCCGATCCGCGAGGTGGCGATCCTGTTCGCCGCCATCTTCGTCACCATCATCCCGGTGCTCGACGCGCTCGCGGCGGGGCCGGCCGGGCCGTTCGGCCCGCTGCTCCACCTCGTCAACCGGCCGGACGGCACGCCGGTCGTCGCGAGCTACTTCTGGCTGTCGGGGGCGCTGTCGTCGGTGCTCGACAACGCGCCGACCTACCTCGTGTTCTTCGACATGGCGGGCGGCGACCCGGCGCGGCTGATGGGCGAAGGCGCGACGACGCTGCTCGCCATCTCCTGCGGCGCGGTGTTCATGGGCGCCAACACCTACCTCGGCAACGCGCCGAACTTCATGGTCAAGGCCATCTGCGAGGAGCAGGAGATCCGCATGCCGGGCTTCTTCGGCTACATGGCGTGGTCGGGGCTGGTGCTGCTGCCGCTGTTCGGGCTGCTGACGGCCGTGTTCTTCTGA
- a CDS encoding DNA-3-methyladenine glycosylase, translating into MTRAFEPAAPFARPVLDLARALVGAELLLDGVGGVIVETEAYARHDAASHSCRGPTPRNRAMFGPPGRAYVYRSYGIHWCFNVVGGEEPGCAVLVRALEPTRGLERMRARRGLDDPRLLCAGPGRLCQALGLDASHDGADLGSAPFALAFGAGEPALVAGPRIGISRNAEAPWRFGLAGSRFLSRPFPRAPARPAAPASA; encoded by the coding sequence ATGACCCGAGCCTTCGAACCCGCAGCCCCCTTCGCCCGCCCCGTGCTCGACCTCGCCCGCGCGCTGGTGGGGGCCGAACTGCTGCTCGACGGCGTCGGCGGGGTCATCGTCGAGACGGAGGCCTACGCGCGCCACGACGCCGCCTCGCATTCCTGCCGCGGCCCGACGCCCCGCAACCGCGCCATGTTCGGGCCGCCGGGCCGCGCCTACGTGTACCGCTCCTACGGCATCCACTGGTGCTTCAACGTGGTGGGCGGCGAGGAGCCGGGCTGCGCCGTGCTGGTCCGCGCGCTGGAGCCCACCCGCGGGCTCGAGCGCATGCGGGCGCGCCGCGGGCTCGACGACCCGCGCCTGCTCTGCGCCGGGCCGGGGCGCCTGTGCCAGGCGCTCGGCCTCGACGCGTCGCACGACGGGGCGGACCTCGGAAGCGCCCCCTTCGCGCTCGCCTTCGGCGCGGGCGAGCCCGCGCTCGTCGCCGGCCCGCGCATCGGCATCAGCCGCAACGCCGAGGCGCCCTGGCGCTTCGGCCTCGCCGGCTCGCGCTTCCTCAGCCGGCCGTTCCCGCGCGCGCCAGCGCGTCCAGCCGCGCCCGCATCCGCCTGA
- a CDS encoding TIGR01244 family sulfur transferase: MHTVKLSADVTVASQPDLSEFRGIAADGYVAVVNNRPDGEDPTQPGSEAEEAAAEEAGLAYAHIPMGPVTESTVRHFQSVVHGAAGPVLVHCRSGTRSANLWAIGEVLDGRLEIADLGPLSRQIGLDLSGAAGWLRQHAADARA; the protein is encoded by the coding sequence ATGCACACCGTCAAGCTTTCCGCCGACGTCACCGTCGCGAGCCAGCCGGACCTGTCGGAGTTTCGCGGCATCGCGGCCGACGGTTACGTGGCCGTGGTCAACAACCGGCCGGACGGCGAGGATCCGACGCAGCCGGGCTCGGAGGCCGAGGAAGCCGCCGCCGAGGAGGCCGGCCTCGCCTACGCCCACATCCCCATGGGCCCCGTGACCGAGAGCACGGTGCGCCACTTCCAGTCCGTGGTGCACGGCGCCGCCGGCCCCGTGCTGGTCCACTGCCGCTCGGGGACGCGCTCGGCCAACCTGTGGGCCATCGGCGAGGTGCTGGACGGGCGCCTGGAGATCGCGGACCTCGGCCCCCTGTCCCGCCAGATCGGCCTCGACCTGTCGGGGGCCGCGGGCTGGCTCCGTCAGCACGCCGCCGACGCCAGGGCCTAG
- the msrP gene encoding protein-methionine-sulfoxide reductase catalytic subunit MsrP, with protein sequence MLIRHRRSWEIPERDATPEHLFLNRRSLVAGGAALGAGALAGGPARAFSLFGGGDAAPAAPEAPDPSASLYPAKRNPAYTISGPVTPEVDNTTYNNFYEYGTSKNVSAAAQMLRVRPWTVKFTGLVEKPQEVGIDDLLKAMTLEERLYRHRCVEAWAMQVPWTGFPVKKLVDFAKPLGSAKYIVLKTFKDPKMAPGQRSFILQWPYVEGLTMAEATNDLAFMVTGAYGKPLPKVMGAPLRLAVPWKYGFKSVKSIVEVSFTDKQPDTTWAALAPDEYGFWANVNPAVPHPRWSQATEEVLGTGSRRPTVIYNGYGDEVASLYSGMSKDRLFM encoded by the coding sequence ATGCTGATCCGCCATCGCCGGTCCTGGGAAATCCCCGAGCGCGACGCCACCCCCGAGCACCTGTTCCTGAACCGCCGGTCCCTCGTCGCGGGCGGCGCTGCGCTGGGCGCCGGCGCGCTGGCGGGCGGCCCGGCGCGGGCCTTCAGCCTGTTCGGCGGCGGCGACGCGGCCCCGGCCGCCCCCGAGGCGCCGGACCCCTCGGCCTCGCTCTACCCGGCCAAGCGGAACCCGGCCTACACGATCTCCGGGCCCGTGACGCCGGAGGTCGACAACACGACCTACAACAACTTCTACGAATACGGCACGTCGAAGAACGTCAGCGCGGCCGCGCAGATGCTGCGCGTGCGCCCCTGGACGGTGAAGTTCACCGGCCTCGTCGAGAAGCCGCAGGAGGTGGGCATCGACGACCTCCTCAAGGCCATGACGCTGGAGGAGCGGCTCTACCGCCACCGCTGCGTCGAGGCCTGGGCCATGCAGGTGCCGTGGACGGGCTTCCCGGTGAAGAAGCTCGTCGACTTCGCCAAGCCGCTCGGCTCGGCCAAGTACATCGTGCTGAAGACCTTCAAGGACCCCAAGATGGCGCCGGGCCAGCGGAGCTTCATCCTGCAGTGGCCTTACGTCGAGGGGCTCACCATGGCGGAGGCGACGAACGACCTCGCCTTCATGGTGACGGGCGCCTACGGCAAGCCGCTGCCGAAGGTGATGGGCGCGCCGCTGCGCCTCGCCGTGCCGTGGAAATACGGGTTCAAGTCGGTGAAGTCGATCGTCGAGGTGTCCTTCACGGACAAGCAGCCCGACACGACCTGGGCCGCGCTGGCGCCGGACGAGTACGGCTTCTGGGCCAACGTCAACCCGGCCGTGCCGCATCCGCGCTGGAGCCAGGCCACCGAGGAGGTGCTCGGCACCGGGAGCCGCCGCCCGACCGTGATCTACAACGGCTACGGCGACGAGGTGGCCTCGCTCTACAGCGGCATGAGCAAGGACCGGCTGTTCATGTGA
- a CDS encoding DUF5615 family PIN-like protein gives MCDEMLAGLARWLRAAGHDVAVLPRGSSDAMVAAQARRDGRVLLTRDRDFAAPRAAGLDVVALGADALDRQAAELSRRLGLDWLAAPFTRCLVDGAMLEAALPEEVPEAARARGGPFHRCPACGRVYWPGSHVRRMRARLDALARAGTAG, from the coding sequence TTGTGCGACGAGATGCTGGCCGGGCTCGCGCGCTGGCTGCGCGCCGCGGGGCACGACGTCGCCGTGCTGCCGCGCGGCAGTTCCGACGCGATGGTGGCCGCGCAGGCGCGGCGGGACGGGCGCGTGCTCCTCACCCGCGACCGCGACTTCGCCGCCCCGCGCGCCGCCGGGCTCGACGTGGTGGCGCTCGGCGCGGACGCGCTCGACCGGCAGGCCGCCGAGCTGTCGCGCCGCCTGGGCCTCGACTGGCTCGCCGCCCCCTTCACCCGCTGCCTCGTCGACGGCGCGATGCTGGAGGCGGCGCTGCCCGAGGAGGTGCCGGAGGCGGCGCGGGCGCGCGGCGGCCCGTTCCACCGCTGCCCGGCCTGCGGGCGGGTCTATTGGCCGGGCTCCCACGTCAGGCGGATGCGGGCGCGGCTGGACGCGCTGGCGCGCGCGGGAACGGCCGGCTGA